A stretch of DNA from Melioribacteraceae bacterium 4301-Me:
TTGGTTATTTCAAAATGCTTTTAATAGCAATTATCAAGAAATAGCTCAACAACGCTTGGTCTTAACTTAATGCCAACTAAAACTTCCTATTTGTTGCTGCAATTTTTATTAGCTGTACTCTTTTCGTTTATAATTACACTGTTTGCTTATAAAAGAAATTTATTAACAAAGGCTGGTTCCATCTTGGCTTTTATTTTAGGTACTATGGCTTTTGGTCTCGGCAGTTTCAAATGGAGTATACCATTGTTGACTTTCTTTTTTAGTTCTAGTGGTTTGACTGTATTGAATGATAAGCTAAACAGGCAGACTACTGAAAATTTCAAAGCCTCCAAATGCAGAAACTACTTTCAAGTTTTAGCTAATGGTGCTATACCATTCGCACTTCTTTTGATTGAAATTTTTTTTAGCAGCGAGATTATTTATTATGTTTACTTAGTATCAATTGCAACTGCAAATTCAGATACATGGTCTACAGAAATAGGAACTATGCTAACTACGAAAACGTATAATGTTACAAATTTTAAATTGGTTAAACCTGGTACGTCAGGTGGTATTTCAGTAATAGGCACATTTGGGGGAATCTTAGGTGCAATTCTAATTCCATTTTCAGACTTTAGTTGGTATA
This window harbors:
- a CDS encoding DUF92 domain-containing protein, with the translated sequence MPTKTSYLLLQFLLAVLFSFIITLFAYKRNLLTKAGSILAFILGTMAFGLGSFKWSIPLLTFFFSSSGLTVLNDKLNRQTTENFKASKCRNYFQVLANGAIPFALLLIEIFFSSEIIYYVYLVSIATANSDTWSTEIGTMLTTKTYNVTNFKLVKPGTSGGISVIGTFGGILGAILIPFSDFSWYNKNILSLFVLIILSALAGNFIDSILGATLQSKFYCNVCGKETEKRIHCNNYTEHISGIKWLDNNFINFLSALVSCIIFLTSYKIFFE